One genomic window of Psychrobacillus sp. INOP01 includes the following:
- the tsaB gene encoding tRNA (adenosine(37)-N6)-threonylcarbamoyltransferase complex dimerization subunit type 1 TsaB, whose translation MIWLGIDTSHTPLAVAIVKDEKVLASFQSSVKITHSIGAMPAIEELMEKANIKPSEIEAIAVAKGPGSYTGVRIGVTIGKTLAWTLNVPIYSVSSLHVLAENAPYFQGVVCSIMDARRGNVFAGIYMNGEVVKEAHMSLVDLLTTLEDLKQPVLFVGMDVTIHWDQIKEVLGEKVQRVNAALDLPNAAVLIEMAKKMEPLEVHSVVPEYLRITEAEANWMKEQKKNGN comes from the coding sequence ATGATTTGGTTAGGAATAGATACGTCACATACACCGCTTGCGGTAGCTATTGTAAAGGATGAAAAAGTACTTGCTTCGTTTCAATCCTCGGTGAAAATTACTCACTCGATTGGTGCTATGCCAGCTATTGAGGAATTAATGGAAAAGGCAAATATCAAACCAAGTGAAATAGAGGCGATTGCCGTAGCTAAAGGACCGGGTTCCTATACGGGAGTCCGAATTGGAGTAACGATTGGAAAAACGCTCGCGTGGACATTAAATGTACCGATATATTCCGTATCTAGCTTACATGTACTTGCCGAGAATGCACCGTATTTCCAAGGGGTTGTATGCTCCATAATGGATGCACGTCGCGGCAATGTATTTGCTGGAATTTATATGAACGGTGAAGTAGTAAAGGAAGCACATATGTCCTTAGTAGATTTACTGACAACTCTGGAAGATTTGAAACAACCTGTTTTATTTGTTGGCATGGACGTTACAATTCACTGGGATCAAATAAAAGAAGTACTAGGAGAAAAGGTTCAACGAGTTAATGCCGCTTTAGATTTACCAAATGCAGCTGTATTAATAGAGATGGCGAAAAAAATGGAACCTTTAGAAGTGCATTCAGTTGTGCCAGAGTACTTGCGTATTACCGAAGCAGAGGCAAACTGGATGAAAGAGCAGAAGAAAAATGGAAACTAA
- a CDS encoding SGNH/GDSL hydrolase family protein, protein MLEIICFGDSITARKEGHPSPILTHKLTSKLPNYEFINAGVSGNTTEQAMFRFNKDVLSKRPDAVTVLFGANDSATHKFVDLDTFKRNISLFAKQIGPEKTILISPAPVDESLQPNRTNERMEQYALAVQEVAEETDSYFIDFFHVFYSQPNYKELLVGEKNDGLHFGEAGYELLSDLIVQKVEEMEIEDGFFKKLVDRLMRG, encoded by the coding sequence ATGTTGGAAATAATTTGTTTTGGTGATAGTATCACTGCTAGAAAAGAGGGTCATCCATCGCCAATATTAACTCATAAATTGACGTCAAAATTGCCTAATTATGAATTTATCAATGCAGGAGTATCTGGAAATACAACGGAGCAAGCGATGTTTCGTTTCAATAAAGATGTCCTATCTAAACGACCTGATGCGGTTACGGTATTATTTGGAGCAAATGATTCGGCAACTCATAAATTTGTAGATTTAGATACGTTTAAGCGTAATATTTCTTTATTTGCCAAGCAGATAGGTCCAGAAAAGACGATATTGATAAGCCCCGCTCCTGTTGATGAGTCTCTTCAGCCCAATAGAACGAATGAGCGAATGGAGCAATATGCCTTGGCTGTTCAGGAGGTTGCCGAAGAAACAGATAGTTATTTTATCGATTTCTTTCACGTTTTTTATTCTCAGCCAAACTACAAGGAGCTTTTAGTCGGCGAGAAGAATGATGGTCTGCATTTTGGTGAGGCAGGCTATGAATTGCTCTCTGATTTAATAGTGCAAAAAGTAGAGGAAATGGAGATTGAGGATGGTTTCTTCAAAAAACTAGTAGACCGATTAATGAGAGGCTAG
- the purU gene encoding formyltetrahydrofolate deformylase, with protein MSINTKAKSNSQQQNTDLQNRGRLLVKCPDKPGIVSVLSTFLHTHNSNIIESSQYSSNPENGTFFIRIAYHCEGLLEKASLMEKDFEQIAAVHNMEYSFNYLHERTRSAIYVSKEPHCLMELLWEWQNGDLDTDIVVVISNHEDARPFVEALGIPYYCIPANKDIRKQVETEQIRLMEQFNVDLLILARYMQILTPEFVEHFENRIINIHHSFLPAFIGAGPYERAYERGVKLIGATSHYVTNNLDEGPIIEQDVERVDHRDDVVELKKIGRTIERRVLAKAVKWHLENRIIVEGNKTIVFH; from the coding sequence ATGTCAATCAACACAAAAGCAAAAAGCAATTCGCAACAGCAAAACACCGATTTACAAAACCGCGGACGCCTACTAGTAAAATGTCCTGATAAACCAGGAATCGTTTCTGTATTATCGACATTTTTACATACACATAATTCAAATATAATTGAGTCTAGCCAGTACTCCAGTAATCCAGAGAACGGCACATTTTTTATCCGAATTGCTTATCATTGTGAAGGTCTACTCGAAAAGGCTTCGCTTATGGAAAAGGATTTTGAACAAATTGCTGCAGTGCATAATATGGAATATAGTTTTAATTATTTGCATGAGCGTACACGTTCCGCAATTTATGTTTCTAAGGAACCACACTGTTTAATGGAGCTTTTATGGGAATGGCAAAACGGAGATTTGGATACCGATATTGTTGTAGTCATCAGCAATCATGAAGACGCGCGTCCATTTGTCGAAGCTCTAGGCATTCCATATTATTGTATACCAGCAAACAAAGATATTCGAAAACAAGTGGAAACTGAACAAATTCGATTGATGGAGCAATTCAACGTAGACTTACTAATTTTGGCTCGTTACATGCAAATATTAACACCAGAGTTTGTGGAGCATTTTGAAAATCGCATTATTAATATCCACCATTCATTTCTACCGGCGTTCATCGGAGCGGGTCCATATGAGCGCGCTTACGAACGTGGAGTAAAGCTGATTGGTGCTACTTCTCATTATGTAACAAACAATTTAGATGAAGGTCCTATTATCGAACAAGACGTAGAGCGAGTGGATCATCGTGATGACGTGGTAGAGTTAAAGAAAATTGGTCGTACTATCGAACGTAGAGTATTAGCAAAAGCAGTCAAATGGCATTTAGAAAATCGTATTATCGTCGAAGGCAATAAGACGATTGTGTTCCACTAA
- a CDS encoding YugN family protein encodes MLQLQTKLEGKEIGFGDLRSRIDSLGYTIGGNWDYHKGSFDNVLWRDEGETIYLRLPFEVVEGELDNYDAQIKFQTPYVIKHVVNVGLDEDENSLLTSTGFNQFQDPVDKDGHIANQSKWALAGERAVEKIIRLVQ; translated from the coding sequence TTGCTGCAATTACAAACAAAGTTGGAAGGTAAAGAAATTGGTTTTGGTGATTTAAGAAGTAGAATAGATAGCCTTGGCTACACGATAGGTGGAAATTGGGATTACCACAAGGGCAGTTTTGACAATGTACTGTGGCGAGATGAAGGGGAAACAATCTACTTGCGACTTCCATTCGAAGTGGTGGAGGGAGAGTTAGATAATTACGATGCCCAAATTAAATTTCAAACCCCATATGTCATCAAGCATGTAGTCAATGTAGGCTTAGACGAGGATGAGAATTCGCTACTCACATCAACAGGCTTCAATCAATTCCAAGATCCTGTTGATAAGGATGGGCATATTGCCAACCAAAGCAAATGGGCATTAGCTGGAGAGCGAGCTGTTGAGAAGATCATACGATTAGTCCAATAA
- the tsaE gene encoding tRNA (adenosine(37)-N6)-threonylcarbamoyltransferase complex ATPase subunit type 1 TsaE, with the protein MKYERMINSEQETKALAEQLAARLHAGDVLTLEGDLGAGKTTFTKSVAKGLGITRNVNSPTFTILKQYEGRLPLNHLDVYRLADSDEDLGWDELFYGNAVSIIEWAHLIAEDLPAERLAIQILRLDEAARKFTFEPFGKRYEQLCEELFG; encoded by the coding sequence ATGAAATATGAACGAATGATTAATTCGGAGCAAGAAACAAAGGCTCTTGCTGAGCAATTGGCAGCTCGCTTACATGCCGGTGATGTACTGACGTTAGAAGGCGATCTAGGAGCAGGTAAAACGACATTCACAAAAAGTGTGGCGAAGGGGCTAGGAATTACACGCAATGTGAACAGCCCGACGTTTACTATATTAAAACAATATGAGGGCAGACTTCCGTTAAATCATTTAGATGTCTACCGACTTGCGGACAGTGATGAGGATTTAGGATGGGACGAGCTGTTTTATGGAAATGCGGTTAGTATCATTGAATGGGCTCATTTAATAGCTGAGGATTTGCCAGCGGAACGGCTGGCGATTCAGATTCTTCGACTGGATGAGGCTGCACGAAAATTTACGTTTGAGCCATTTGGCAAACGATATGAACAATTATGTGAGGAGCTTTTTGGATGA
- a CDS encoding acyltransferase family protein, which produces MANKRLTWVDVTKGFLMILVVIGHYPGELDFPFITYIYWFHMPAFFLLSGLFFKELKEDQDTKVPIKKRFLQLIVPYLFFLVAITTVRYGMELAGGNFDITWYLQDLWKLVIAGRFARGAYGVFWFITTLFFTYLLFIMMTKYLSRAKQIGLLIVFYIVAHLESIFAMQYISGAPDEASQTIPMLWNLDVVLMAIVYFSLGYYAKTIWMNITRPWLIGALIVAITAIITDKLGFIDYHLSMKFLRYEHLLLDLVIPIAFIIVILGLFQRITTILSLDWLAKIEKHSIAIMYLHIFTDIILNDFFQYGIIGFTALGLIIPIIASITIQKMIPYGKFFLGDIRAKKPIQI; this is translated from the coding sequence ATGGCTAACAAGCGCTTAACATGGGTCGATGTAACAAAAGGATTTTTAATGATATTAGTTGTTATCGGACATTATCCAGGTGAATTGGATTTCCCATTCATCACTTATATATACTGGTTTCATATGCCAGCTTTTTTCTTATTGAGTGGATTATTTTTTAAAGAATTAAAAGAAGATCAAGACACAAAAGTCCCTATTAAAAAAAGATTCCTACAGCTAATAGTTCCTTATTTGTTTTTCCTAGTAGCTATTACAACTGTTCGATACGGTATGGAGCTTGCGGGTGGTAATTTTGATATAACCTGGTACTTGCAAGATTTATGGAAGCTAGTAATTGCAGGCCGGTTTGCACGTGGTGCTTATGGAGTTTTCTGGTTCATAACGACATTATTCTTTACTTATTTATTATTCATAATGATGACAAAGTATTTAAGTCGCGCCAAACAAATTGGATTACTCATTGTCTTTTATATTGTTGCTCATTTAGAAAGTATTTTCGCAATGCAATATATTAGCGGGGCTCCAGACGAAGCATCACAAACAATTCCTATGCTTTGGAACCTAGATGTGGTTCTAATGGCGATCGTCTATTTTTCTCTTGGTTATTACGCTAAAACGATTTGGATGAACATTACAAGACCATGGCTGATAGGTGCCCTAATCGTTGCAATCACAGCAATAATAACAGATAAACTAGGTTTTATTGATTATCACCTTAGTATGAAGTTCCTACGATACGAACATTTACTGCTCGACCTAGTCATTCCGATTGCGTTTATAATCGTTATTCTCGGTCTGTTTCAAAGAATTACTACTATTCTATCACTAGACTGGTTAGCTAAAATCGAAAAGCATTCGATTGCTATTATGTATTTGCATATTTTCACCGATATTATCCTAAACGATTTTTTCCAATATGGCATAATTGGCTTTACCGCTCTAGGTTTAATCATACCAATTATAGCATCCATCACCATTCAAAAAATGATTCCATATGGAAAGTTCTTCTTAGGAGATATCCGAGCGAAAAAACCGATTCAAATCTAA